The genomic segment AACCTCCACTCGGGTTAGAGTTCAGCTTCTTTTAGTGGGGGAAAAACAGCTGCACTCCTTTCAGAGTTGATTGCCACCTTAAAGCGTTGCCTAGTAACCCCGTTTCAGACGTTGTGATTGGACCCTTCACAcgacccacccacccccatcccccaagAACCAGTAAGAACTTAACTAGAAACCTAATCTGTCTTTTTAGGAAAACAAGGGCAGCGTATGCGTTGCATAGCAACCAGGTCTCCTGGCCCTTCCATTGAAACCGGTGACGGAAAGgtcgccccccccaaaaaaaatggcGTCTGACGCGCCGCTTTCAGTATATTTCGCCCTCGGAAGTTCTGCAAATAATTCAAGCTTCCACCTCTGGTCCCCGAAGGAGTTCTCTAGGTCCTTTTTGAGTCTTGCACACACTGGGTGCGAAGGAGGATGGAGATAAACCCACCCGCCCTGGGCGCCCCGCACAAACATGGCCGCCAGCGCGCCGCCAGCGCCGAGAGGCCGCCCCGCGCGGGGGCGCGCGCGGCGCAGGCGCACTTCCGCTCAGCCCGCGGTGtctgaggcggcggcggcggcggcagcggcggtggCGGCGACGGCGGCATCTGCGGCGCGGGGCATGGTCCCCGGGTCGGAGGGCCCGGCCCGCGCCGGGGGCCTCGTGGCTGACGTGGTGTTTGTAATTGAGGGCACGGCCAATCTGGGGCCCTACTTCGAGGGGCTCCGCAAGCACTACCTGCTCCCGGCCATAGAGTGAGTGCCGTTTCCGCGGCCCCAACCCCGCCCTCCGAGTTTAGTTTTCCACACTCTCTCCTCACCCCGACCTTTCACTTCCGACCCTCACAGGTATTTTAATGGCGGCCCTCCTGCCGAGACGGACTTCGGGGGAGACGTGAGTCTTGGAACTCTCGAGTTTGAGGGAAGATGGGAGTCCGGACTGGGTctgcgggaggagggggcggtACCTGGACCTTGGGCCCGAGGTGGGAGGGCTCGGGTCCGGACTCCGGGGTCGGAGGCGGGAGGGTCTGGGGTCGGGATTTGCGGGTCCGAGCGGGGAGGAGCTGGGGTCTGGACTCTGGTTTCCAGGAGAATGGGGCTCGGGTCCtgggtctgagggaggagggacTGGGGTTCGGACTAATGGGTCCGAGAGGGGAGGAGGCTCAGGCCTTGGGTCCGAGGCGGGAAGGGCTCGGGTCCTGGGTCTGAGGTTGGAGTACCGGGGTCCGGACCCCcgggtctgagggaggaggggctgggagctCCGATTCCCCTGAGGCAAAAAGGAGCTGGGTCCCAGATGAAAAGTTCTCCTGTCCTCCCCTCCCAGTATGGGGGCACCCAGTACAGCCTCGTGGTGTTCAACACGGTGGACTGCGCTCCAGAGTCCTACGTACAATGTCACGCTCCCACCAGCAGCGCCTATGAGTTTGTCACCTGGCTCGATGGCATTAAGTGAGCTCTTTTCTCGGCTTCCGGAAGGGTTGGGGGAACCTGGGAGGGACGGCAGAGGAATGGTGCTGCCGGATCCAGCCCCTCACATTGGTTGCTAAAAAGGGCTGCGATGGGGGTTGTGGTTTTGTCCCTAGGTCACTTCAGTGGTCGGTTCTGTATGCTCAGCTGATGTTGCTATCTGGCTTGGAAGTAGAAAGAATTTCCCGGTCAAGGAGGCCTAGGGAAGTCCAGCACCCGTCCTACTCCTCATATATTCTTCTCCTTTCTGTCTGTTGCTTCTCTTGTCTACTCTAGCCCTTCTTTTTCCTACCAGGGGCACTGAAGCTTGAGTGCAAGAGGGGTGGGGCTAAGCCTCTGTGCTTTGGAGTAAATGTTGATAGTTCACACTGCAGGTGCAGACAGCCTGGGGCCACTTTTCAGCTCTACCACAACAGGACTCCCAGACCCACGAGTCCCTGTCCTCTGTGTCTAATAGAAGTCATCGCTAAAAGGGGAATGGTAATAGTACTTATAGTCATCCTGTTACTTATCCAGTGTTGGGAAAACAGATTAAAGCTTAGTGACTTGGaaattctctgatggtccagcagctgggactctgtgcttccactgcaagggacatgggtctgatccttggtggggaaactaagatcccacatgctgaggggcacagcgaaaaaaaaaaaaacaaaacacacacacaactaattTAGTGGCTTGTTTCCTTAAGTAAGGAATTCAGGGGTGGCTTTGATGGATGGTTCTCACTCACGGTCTTTTGTGGGATTTCAGTCAGATGAGCTGGGACCGCAGTCATCCAGCTGTTGGATCGGGACCAGAGGATCGATTTCCAAGGTGGCTAACCCTGTGGCTGTTGGCCAGAGGCCTCAGTTCCTTGCTAGCTGTTATTCCTAAGATATCTCTCCATGGGGCTGCTTGAGTGTCCTCCCGACATGGCAGCTGGCCTTCCTCAGCCTGAGCAATCCAACAGAAAGAGCAGAAGGAGACCACAAAGCTTTTTATAATCAAATCTTAGAAGTCACACACCATCATTTGTGTCACATTCTGTTTAGTGTACAAGTCAGTTCTGTTCAGTGTTGGAGGGGGCATGAATACCAGGAGATGGTGCTCATCGGAGATCTAGTTCTGGTGACACTataggggactttgggaatcaaACGAGTTGATGACTGttgagaacagtgcctgacacgaTTAAGCGCTCCCTCAGCTTTTGCTgttcttttgtgttttggtttcttgGTCTGCAGAGGGATAACGGTAGTCTGTATCAGCACTCAGAGAAGGGTCACAGAAGCTAATCTTCATACTGTGTTCAGCTCAGGGTCTGGTCAGAGTCCATTAAACAACTGGATTCGTGGGCTGCTGTTATCTTCTTTCGCCCCTgcagcaaatgtttgttgaacacTTGGTTTGTTTCAAGCTTCACGTGCTAGACCAGGCGCTGCACGTTCACTTTCCCCCCTTATGGTGGTTAGAGTTCATGCTCAGGGCagagcagggtttctcaacctcagcactgttGACCCTTTGGGCCAGGTGATTATTGTATGTATgttgtggaggggtggggggcattcCTGTGTCTTGTAAGGAGTTCAGTAGCATCCTTGGCTCCTTCCCCCCAAATGCCAgtggtctcctccctccccagtgtgataaacaataaaaacaaagatgtctccagacattgtcagATGTCCCTTTGGGGACAGAATCCGCCCCAGTCGAGAACCTCTGGAACAGATTGTGGTGAGACTTGAATAATGTGGAATGGGGGCTCCTTGAGGTTCAAGTCCAAGTCTGATGTCCCTCAAGTTTCTAgcacccagcacagggcctggcatgaAAGAGCCCTAAGGAAAACTCTGTGGAACAAGTGAATGAACGAATGTCCAGAATGTCCTTCATACTCTGGTTCTCGCTGGTAAACGCCTACATAACGTCAAGGGCCAACGCAAACGTCATTTCCCTGATTCCAGCAAGCAGTCAGTTgctctctcctctgcccccattGCTCTCAGCTGTTTCCCTGTTACAGAGCTCCACACCTCTGGACTGTGAATGTCCAGGCCTTGGGTATTTCTCCTGCTGTTTGCCTTCAGCAGGGCCCTGAGACAGGAGACCTTTGCTAATTAAATAAACAAGTGAAAGCTGTAAGGAAGAGAATCACCAGGAAAGTGAACCTTCTGGTGGGTGTCAGGAGAAATAGTGAAACCCCCTTGTTTAAAACGTCAAGGGCACTAGGAAGATAAGAGGGAAATATTTTCTGAACACTTCCATCCCATATCCACCCTCTCCCTTAACCAGCTTAGCATGCACTGCCTGTTTAACCAAAAAAGAAAGCTTTGTGTGCTGCCTGTTCACCAGAATCCTCCCAATCAGCCGATAAACATTTTAAGCCATTCTTGAATATTCAGAGTCATCACTGTTTTATCAGGTCCTATGTAACCATCTAAATTCAGTTTCTGTGACGTTCTAGGGAAGTCTGTAACAGAGATCACAAAGAAAATCAGCAAGTTTTGTTCACATGGAGAAATCTTATCTTCACCTGGAACATCCATTACTTACAGTACAAAGCAGGCAGTGTGATTTTTGGGAAAGCCCTTGCTTTGAGGAGATTCATTTCTGATGTCACATTTCCTGTCTGACAAGCAAGgcggttcccccccccccccccgacagcTGGTGGCCCAGCATCAGAAGGGACAGCCCAGGGGTCTTCCCCACAGCGTTGTGCCTTCATCCGCTCACTGGCttgtgcattcattcattcagcagacaACCTGTGGGGCAGATCGTCTCAGGCACTGAGGGGGCAGAAGGCAAGCAGTGTGCTGGCCCTCTGGAACTGGTGTTTCCGTGGGGTGGCAGGCTGCAGCAGTCATTGGTCAGGGCTGGCTGCGgttcacattcattcattttgacTAGTCCCTCTGGGGGGCTCCAGGGGTGGGGCCCCTTAGCCTGTGAAAGTGAGTGACAAGGACTCAGGGGCATGACCTCAGGAGGAACAATCGAGGCAGGGTGTGAGGATAAGGAAGCGGTGAGTCAGTGCCCATCTGTATCTCCcaggacactttcacttttcagtttcactttctatttctattatattttttcgTGCCCCCCAGTTTTAAGTTTTTGTCTAgacaaaatatttgttttgtgtCTTTCTCTGAGTTGGTAACAGATGGCTTACGTTTGATATTCATTAAGAATAAAAAAACTCTAGGCTCTCAGAGTGGTCAGTCAATCGTACTttccttcaaattatttttttttttagaaattgagGTGAAATTCCCTCAATAACACAAGCAGTTATTTTCAAGTGGACAAGtcagtggcatttagtacatttaaaatgttgtgcAGCCGTCTTTTCTGTGTAGTTCTGGAACATTTTCATCCCTCTTAAGAGAAGACCCTGCATGCCTGCAGCAGCTGCTTCCTGTCTCTCCCCCTACCCCTCACCCCTACCCTTAGCCCGGCCAGGAAGATGGCTTGATTTCTTCCAACACCGGCAGTTGGCACTAGGGTGGATCCAGGGTTGGTTGATTCATCAGCTTCTGCCCCAGCTCTGTGGCATTAAAATTCCTGTGCAAACCAGAGTCTTGATggtgaggaggagaaggaggtctgGGGAGTggatggtggggagggggagcagtGTGGGCTGAGCACCCTGAGTGTGGGGGCAGAGGACCGAAATCTACACTGGGGAAGAATCCAGGTAGAGCACGGAGGGGCCACGTGTTGGGGGTGCACTTTTTCAGAAGGCACTTCCCAGAGCCTGTGTGTCCTCGGGCACATCATAGAGCCGGCTGAAGTCTCACTGAGGGCTGCGCTTTCTTGGGTCTGTAGGAGGAAGCGTGACAGTCACGGTATTGGGGGACATGTGGTGTGATCAAGGGTGAGCCTTAAATTCATATGGCGGGTGGGGAAGGCTTCCTGCAGGAGGATGACACGGGGCTGGGAGTCGGGATAGGTATGCAGGGTTTCCACCGGGGGGATAACACAGGCAGAGACCTGGGTGTGTGGCGGATGACAGACTCCAGCGGCATCCAAGACCTTCTCGGACGCACCCAGGGAGTGATGGAGCGGGAAGGTGGGCAGGGCCCAGGGTGGGGCAGGCTTGGCTCTGTTCTTGATGACCAAGGTTGGATTTGAAGCCGTTTGTTTATGTAACACACTGTTCCAAGCCCTCCCCTGTGCCATACTGAGGGGGCAGGGCGTGTGTGGCTGGGACAAGAACAGTCCAGACCTCATCCATGCCTGGTGGGGGAGACAGGTGCAGACACAGACATGGGGGCCGTGGTGCAGAGCCACAGGGTCCAGTCTGCACAGATGTCCCTCGTGGCAAAGGGTCAGCCTTGCCACCACGTGACCCAGAGAGTCATGGTGGTAGCAGTTGCCGTCTGGCAGAGGCCTGCCACCCACCCCACAGGGACGGACACTGGTGACCCCTCTGTGGATCAGGTGGAGGAGAGACCGAGTCTGTGTGTCatagtttcctggggctgctggagCAGAGTACTGGAAACAAGGTGGCTTACAGCCACAGCAGGTTACCGTCCCTCAGTTCTGGGTCCAGGAGTGTGAGAcgacggggggtgggggggtgccctGCTCCCTCTGGAGCATGTTTGGGGGGGTcgtccttccttgcctcttccagcttctggtcgCCCAGACGTCCCTTGGCCTGTGCGGTGCTCCTCTGATCTCCATGTGGCGTCTGCCCTCTCTCTCATCACATCCATGTTCCTTTTCCTCTGAGCATGTCTGTCTCTGCTTCCCCGTCCCCCTTATAAGGACACTGGTCATGTTGGGTTCAGGCCACCCTGCCGACCTCATCATGGCCTGTTCACCTCTGTAAAGACCGTTTCCAAATCCAGTCGCATCCTGTGGTGGGGGTATCAGGACTTCAGCATATGTTTTTGAAGGATGCAGTTTCACCGCTAAAggtgggagggcagaggaggcCCCACAGCAGGCTGGGAAGGTAGGGGAAGGCTGGGCAGACAGACCAGTGCGGGGCAGGTACATGGGGACTGGGCCTCAGCATAGGCTCCTGGGCTTATTGTCCCAGGTCCTTTCTCCAGTCTGTGCTCTGATGGGGCCTCTTGCTAGAGGGACTCCCTCTCAGGAGATGACGAACGTCCCCTGTCCTTGTGCCAGCACTGGGGCCAGGGTGGAGCACTCTGAGCGTCCCCATCCTGAGGGGCACAGACTGCGGACAGGGTCGGCCTAAGTGTGGGCCCCTCCCAGGTGGCCTGGAGGGTGGCAGCCCTGGGCACCCCGGGGGCTGACCGCCTGCCTCCTGCAGGTTCATGGGCGGAGGTGGCGAGAGCTGCAGCCTCATCGCTGAAGGCCTCAGCACGGCCCTGCAGCTGTTCGACGACTTCAAGAAGATGCGGGAGCAGATGTGAGTGTGCCCGGTGCGGGGCCCATGCCCATCTGTCCACCTGGCCTATAGCCTGTTTGGTGGGTCACAGGCTCCACCCTCGGCCTCCCTGTGGGCTGTTGGGTGGGCTATCTGTGCCGGGCACTGGGAGCCAGGAGGCAGGAGGTATCCCTTGGCCTACTCCCTGTCTCGGAGTCCTCATCCGAAAGGGGAGCTGGCTCGGAGTGTGCCTCCTGCCCTCCCTGTGGCTGGGTGACTTCCAGCGACTCAGGAGGCTCTCTGCGCATCAGCATTCTCAGCTGTGAAATGGGTCCCCACTCCTGACTTCCAGTGGGGTGGAGGACttggtcactgctgctgctggctcGGGTCTTTTCTTGGGGTCCCTCCTGCCACCCTCTCCTCACCTTTCCTTGTCCCCGGTAGTGGCCAGACACACCGAGTCTGCCTCCTTATCTGCAACTCGCCCCCGTACCTGCTACCTGCTGTCGAGAGCACCACGTACTCGGGGTGCACGACGGAGACTCTGGTGCAGAAGATCGGAGAGGTGACGACTCCTGGAcctgagggaggagggagctgcCGGCCTGGGTCTCAGGATGGGCACAGACGCCATGGCCAGCCCTGCTGGCTTCTGTTGGGAGAGCTACAACCCAGAATCGCCCAGGGCAGCTACTTTAGGTCTTGGGTCTTCTGTCCCAGAGCCTGGCGGGGACTTGGCCCCGTGGCTTCGTCCTGACTGCTTGTCCCCTCTTGTTCAGCGAGGAATCTACTTCTCCATCGTGTCCCCCCGGAAGCTGCCTGCCCTGAGGCTGCTGTTTGAGAAGGCggctcctccagccatgctgGAACCCCTGCAGCCGCCAGCAGACGTGAGCCAGGACCCACGGCACATGGTGCTGGTGCGGGGGCTTGTGCTGCCGGGTGAGCCCGGGggctggtggggggcaggggtgggggtgtcctccccagctccctctcACTCGGATGTTCTTCTTGTCTCTCAATCCCCTTAATGGGCTCAACCGATCATCCTCGGTGCTCAGTTGGGGGTGGCTCAGCCCCAGGCCCCCTCCAGCCCAAGCAGCCTGTGCCCCTGCCTCCAGCCGCACCTGCGGGCGCCACACTCTCAACAGCCCCCCAGCAGCCTCTGCCACCGGTCCCCCAGCAGTACCAGGTATGGATGTTGCCAGGGGAGGGACGTGCTCCTGGGGCTTGGCGGAAACCCTGGCCCCTTGCCAGAGACCTGGTTGAAATTAAGCCTTGGGGGTTAGGGGAGTGTCCCCTGAGACACCTGGAGGGTGGGACTCTTGAGGAGTCACGTCCTCTTAGGATTTTGGAGCTGGGGAGGATGGTCCTCAGCAGCCCCTCCCCTCTGTCGCCAGGTCCCCGGGAACCTGAGTGCAGCGCAGGTGGCTGCCCAGAACGCGGTGGAGGCAGCCAAGAGCCAGAAGGCAGGGCTGGGCCCTCGCTGTGAGTACCGGCAGGGACCTGGGTTCGGGCAGCCAGGTCTCCGCACCCCCGCCCACACCGTTTCTCTTGGTCTCTCCCACAGTCTCGCCCATCAACCCTCTtcagcaagccactccaggagTGGGTCCCCCCTACAGCCAGCCCCAGGCCACCCAGCTGCCCCCAGGGCCCCCTGGTGCCCCCAAGCCGCCTCCCGCTTCCCAGCCCAGCCTGGTCTCCACTGTGGCCCCAGGCCCGGGCCTGGCACCCCCTGCACAGCCCGGAGCACCGTCCATGGTAGGTGCCTGCCTCTTGGCTGCCAACAGTGCAGGGAGAAGTCGGCCTTCCTGAAGAGGGCCCGAGGGCACATGGGTCTTGTCATTTGAGGTCCTTGGGAGCTCACAGAGCCTGAGCTACAGGCGAGGCTGAGACTAATTCTGGGGGCAGAATCATGGGGCGGGTACTTCCGGGCGGGTAAAGACTGTTCCGAGGAGCCCGAAGGGTCCTGGGAGTCCAGGGTCCTTGAGAGAACCTGAATCCTCCAGGATTAGACTGTGGCCCCAGGTGCGGCCCAGTGGCGTTCTGGGCTTGGGGGAACACAGGAAGGgacttttgtcttcttctgcctGTTGACCTGGTCCTCTCAGGACAGCCCCTCCCAGGAGATGGTCTGACCCTGCCCTGtttactttccttctctttcccctctgcCAGGCGGGCACCGTGGCCCCGGGCGGGGTGAGTGGCCCTTCCCCGGCCCAGCTCGGGGCCCCAGCCCTTGGCGGGCAGCAGTCAGTCTCCAACAAACTCCTGGCCTGGAGCGGGGTCCTTGAGTGGCAGGAGGTGAGTGGCTCCGTCCGGccagccctggtgtgctgcagggcTGGACCAGCGCCCATGGGGTCATAGAATTTGACGTCCTCAGGATAGTCCTGAGGAAGCTTGGGATGTGTAGCCCAGAGTTCAGGGTTAAGAGAAGTCTCAGCTTCTTGGTCCAGGGAGGACCCAGGAGATCGTGGCATGGAGGGGACAGTGGGTAGTGGGGTTTGAGGGCAGGACGAGGAGGCCCACATTTGTGTAATTCGAAGGCCAGAGGATTGCAGGGTTGGTGGTCTGATGAAGGGGCCCAGGGCTTGTGGGCCTTAAACTGGGGGGTTATCCTGAGCTTTTGGGGCTCCCCGGGAAGGGCGGAAAAGTCAAAGGAATGGTGGTTCAGGGCCCTTCTCACCCATATACACCTTTCTTTCCCCCTTAGAAACCTAAACCCGCCTCCGTGGATGCCAACACTAAGCTGACTCGGTCACTGCCTTGTCAGGTCTACGTGAATCATGGCGAGAACCTGTAGGTGGCCggggatggggtgggtggtgAGCCAGGGTGTGCGTCTCCTGATGCTTCCCCTGATGTCATCCCAGGAAAACGGAGCAGTGGCCCCAGAAGCTGATCATGCAGCTCATCCCCCAGCAGCTGCTGGTGAGTGGCTGGTGGCGGGTTACCGCCTGCCCCTCCCGCCTCTGTCCATGCCTCCGCACTCCCCGCTCCACACGCCTGCTGACCTGGGTGTCTCCCGCAGACCACCCTGGGCCCTTTGTTCCGGAACTCGAGGATGGTCCAGTTCCACTTCACCAACAAGGACCTGGACTCTCTCAAAGGCCTCTACCGCATCATGGGCAATGGCTTCGTGAGTTGGGTGGCCGGGCAGTGGCTTCCTGTCCTGGGCCCAGGGAGCTGTTTTGGACGGTGGGGCTGCCTTTGTAACGCTGGGCTCCTAACCTGTACTCCAGATTGAGGTCTCTCTCACGTTAAAACCGTGGCAGGGTATGACAAGAGCCATCGGAGAAAGCGCTGGGCTCTGATGGGTTTGCGGGGTGTCACGGCTTCCTGGGGCCAAGAGCAGCAGACGTGCATTCTCTCGTGCTCCTAGAAAAGAGAGACATGGTCAAAATCAGGGCGTCGGCAGGGCTACGTGCTCTGGAGGCTCAGGGGGAAGACCCCTCTTCGCCTCCTGCGGGGGGCAGCCCCAGGTGGGCTTGGCCTTAGGCAGCCTAGTCCAGGCTCCTGTTCTCGTCGTCACGTGGCCGTCCTCGCTCCGTGTGTCTTCACGTGGCGTTCTCTTCCTGGTGAGCGTCTGTCTGCTTATGGGGATGCCTGTCATTTGGATTGGGGCCCACTCGAATGACCTCATCCTAACTTGTTACCTCCGCAAGCACCCTGTTCTCGATAAGGTCCCGTTCCCAGGTGCCACGGTCTGGAACTTCAACGTGTGTTTTTGGAGGATACCATTCAGCTCATAGCACTAAGGGAGGGTCTCTAAATAGGACCAGAACCAGGTTACCGAGGCCATTCAGGATAGGGGACTCCTCATAGGTTACCTCATGGAACCTTCAGGaaaattctccaaagaaggcaatcCTGAGAATTAAGAATGTCTCCCACTGCAAGTAACAGCACACCAACCGGCAGAGTTTTTAGAACAGATAGGTGCTTGCGGTGAAGGCTTGGACCAGCAGTTTATTGTTTCTCGCAGTCTCGTGTGGGTCCGCTGGGCTCAGCTGAGCTAGTCTTGCTCGGGGTCTTTGATGGGCTGGCCATCAGATAGCAGCTAAGACTGTGCTCATCTGAAAGCTCGTCTGGGCTGGAAATCAAGATGGCCCCCTCTCGCGTGGTGCTGCCTGTCAGCTCAGGTTCAGCTGCGCCTGGTCATCTGAGTGCCTCCTCGTGTGGCTCGGGCTCCCTCACAGCGTGGCATCTGGGTTTTGAGAGCCGGGTACAAGCAGGCATTCATTTGTGACGTGTAACAGGATGCCCGGAGGAGGGCACTCTCAGGGCTAGGTCTGTAGCCCCTTGACATCAGGGCCAGGATCTCTGGGGCTCCCTTGTTTCTCTCTCGTGACTGTGAGATGGTTCCTGAAGCTCAAGGAATCCTGTCTGACTTAATGCAGGAGGGCAAAAAGGAGGTGTGTTATCAGCCTGTACTTCCCCTTTAGGAAAACACGTTCCCACACATGCAAGCAGGCTTCCTTTCACATCTTGGGCCAGACCCGGGCCCCTGGGCCACCCGTAGGGCAGAGGAGACTGCAGGGGAGCAGGCACCAATGAGTGCCCTGGGGCCCAGATGTGCTGCCATCCAAACGGAATCGGGGTTCTCTGCACACGGAGAGGGGCAGACGTTAAGCAGCTAGCAGGGTCTGCCTCGCCTGAGAAAGCGAGACTGGCTTGGCCGAGGTTCCACCGGTTCCATAAGCtcgccagcccctcctcccctgaGAGCCCCTCTCCCAGAAGCCTCGCGTGTTAGGGCCTTGCTTCACCTTCGCTAGCATTCGCTGGGCACGCTAGTGAGATGGTTCCTGGTCACTTCCTGTGTATCCAGTCCCGCGCAGGATGGCGGACGTGGTACCCGGGTCTGTCCTTTGAGGTGTGAGCGCTGCCTCCCGCGAGTCTCACTGCAGACGCCGAGGTTGAGGCGGTGTGGCAccccaggggcctctcggatcccTGGTCAGTCAGGGTGTCTGCCACCACCACTGAGCACGCGCTTCCCGTGTCAGCTCTGTGTTGAATTCCCTCCCTGTCAGCTGCGAGCCCTTGGAGGGGGGCAGGATTGGAGGGGGCTTCCTCTGctctccatccagccatctgcaGCGGTCCCAGGTGCACCCTGTTCCTTCGGGCACCCAGCTCTCTGGAGCAGGCTCAAGCCAAACCTGGAGCCGCCTCCACCTTTCAGAGCAGAAAGCTGGCCACGCCTGGCCTGTGGGGCTTCTAGAACCTTCTAAAACCCAGCCCCCTCCTGCAGGGTGTGATGGGCTCTGATCCTCTCCCCGCAGGcgggctgcgtgcacttcccccaCACGGCCCCGTGTGAGGTGCGCGTGCTCATGCTTCTGTACTCGTCCAAGAAGAAGATCTTCATGGGCCTCATCCCCTACGACCAGAGCGGCTTTGTCAACGGCATCCGCCAGGTCATCACCAACCACAAGCAAGTCCAGCAGCAGAAGCTGGAGCAGCAGCGTGGGGTGAGCGACGCTGCGGCGCCCCCGCCCCGGGGCCTGTGCAGCCCTCCTGGGCCCCAGCTGTCACAGCAGGACCCCCGGGGCCCTCCTGGGGCTCCAGTGCTGGGCACGTCCTCATCTGCCAAGTTCAGTCTCACCCCGTGTTTCCCTgcaatctttcttttcctttataaagaGTATTCTTGTTGAATTTCTAAGACACAGTCCCCTCTCCAGGGGCATAAAGTTTACATCCTAGACAACCCCGCCCTCCCCATCCAGGAAAACGTTCCCAGCTCCTGACAGGGTCCTGTTCAGGGCACAGACCCTCCGCGGCACAGGGACTCCCCGCCCAGCCACTGACctgctccctctctccccacacagATGGGCACCCAGCAGGCACCCCCTGGGCTGGGTCCCATTCTGGAGGACCAGGCAAGACCCTCGCAGAACCTGGTGAGGACAGGGCCACGGGGGGCGGGTGCGTGCAG from the Capra hircus breed San Clemente chromosome 18, ASM170441v1, whole genome shotgun sequence genome contains:
- the MED25 gene encoding mediator of RNA polymerase II transcription subunit 25 isoform X1 encodes the protein MVPGSEGPARAGGLVADVVFVIEGTANLGPYFEGLRKHYLLPAIEYFNGGPPAETDFGGDYGGTQYSLVVFNTVDCAPESYVQCHAPTSSAYEFVTWLDGIKFMGGGGESCSLIAEGLSTALQLFDDFKKMREQIGQTHRVCLLICNSPPYLLPAVESTTYSGCTTETLVQKIGERGIYFSIVSPRKLPALRLLFEKAAPPAMLEPLQPPADVSQDPRHMVLVRGLVLPVGGGSAPGPLQPKQPVPLPPAAPAGATLSTAPQQPLPPVPQQYQVPGNLSAAQVAAQNAVEAAKSQKAGLGPRFSPINPLQQATPGVGPPYSQPQATQLPPGPPGAPKPPPASQPSLVSTVAPGPGLAPPAQPGAPSMAGTVAPGGVSGPSPAQLGAPALGGQQSVSNKLLAWSGVLEWQEKPKPASVDANTKLTRSLPCQVYVNHGENLKTEQWPQKLIMQLIPQQLLTTLGPLFRNSRMVQFHFTNKDLDSLKGLYRIMGNGFAGCVHFPHTAPCEVRVLMLLYSSKKKIFMGLIPYDQSGFVNGIRQVITNHKQVQQQKLEQQRGMGTQQAPPGLGPILEDQARPSQNLLQLRPPQPQPQGTVGASAAAGQPQPQGAAPAPPGAPQGPPGAAPGPPPPGPLLRPQNPGANPQLRSLLLNPPPPQTGVPPPQASLHHLQPPGAPALLPPPHQGLGQPQLGPPLLHPPPAQSWPAQLPPRAPLPVAKRKREREGHVFREKWERAYFFVEVKSMPTCLICKKIVSVLKEYNLKRHYESKHSKSFDQYTEQTRDAILNELKKGLKCQ
- the MED25 gene encoding mediator of RNA polymerase II transcription subunit 25 isoform X2, giving the protein MVPGSEGPARAGGLVADVVFVIEGTANLGPYFEGLRKHYLLPAIEYFNGGPPAETDFGGDYGGTQYSLVVFNTVDCAPESYVQCHAPTSSAYEFVTWLDGIKFMGGGGESCSLIAEGLSTALQLFDDFKKMREQIGQTHRVCLLICNSPPYLLPAVESTTYSGCTTETLVQKIGERGIYFSIVSPRKLPALRLLFEKAAPPAMLEPLQPPADVSQDPRHMVLVRGLVLPVGGGSAPGPLQPKQPVPLPPAAPAGATLSTAPQQPLPPVPQQYQVPGNLSAAQVAAQNAVEAAKSQKAGLGPRFSPINPLQQATPGVGPPYSQPQATQLPPGPPGAPKPPPASQPSLVSTVAPGPGLAPPAQPGAPSMAGTVAPGGVSGPSPAQLGAPALGGQQSVSNKLLAWSGVLEWQEKPKPASVDANTKLTRSLPCQVYVNHGENLKTEQWPQKLIMQLIPQQLLTTLGPLFRNSRMVQFHFTNKDLDSLKGLYRIMGNGFAGCVHFPHTAPCEVRVLMLLYSSKKKIFMGLIPYDQSGFVNGIRQVITNHKQVQQQKLEQQRGMGTQQAPPGLGPILEDQARPSQNLLQLRPPQPQPQGTVGASAAAGQPQPQGAAPAPPGAPQGPPGAAPGPPPPGPLLRPQNPGANPQLRSLLLNPPPPQTGVPPPQASLHHLQPPGAPALLPPPHQGLGQPQLGPPLLHPPPAQSWPAQLPPRAPLPGQMLLSGGPRGPVPQPGLQPSVMEDDILMDLI